TGACTGTGATGAAtatgtacatacagtatatgtgatGTGTAATTTATGATTTCATTTCAGATGGTCAAAAAGCCCTTCTATTTATTCCACAAAAGCCTCACCAATGTTCACAGAAAGAAGTACATCTCTGAACCTGCAGACCCATAACCACGTTGTAGACTAGTTACATTAATATTATTACACAAAAAAGCAATACACAGACATAAAATAAGCACATAATAAATTCAACaaaaacacagagaaacatttAGAACAACCCAGTCCCATTTCTCAGTTGTATAAATGTTCTGATTTAGAGGGGTAGTCCCTGGAGGACAGCTTAGTGAATGAAAATATGCAAGCTTTGTGATCCTCAACAGATGGAGTTAACTCACATTCTTACTGTGCATGCAGTAATTGTCAGCTTGTAATCAATGTATGACCTGGGTCACTAAGTAGTTGTTTTAAATCACAATTGTGTTATCTGCATAAAAGTACAATttacagaaaaaaagaagaaaaaattgtTACATAGAATTAAAAGAAGAGACCCTCAAATGGACCCCTGTGGTACACCTTAGTTAATGTTTAGAAAGTGAGATTGTTCCTTATCAACATTAATGCATTAATTGTGTTCACTCTGTCTTGTAGTTATTAGACCAGTAACTCAAAGGTGAGTCCATTAAAATGCTGGCCTACTGTTGCTCAGTGGCAGAGCTTGCTAATGTCCACTGTGAAAGGTAGTAACCGTTTCAACATTTCTACTCAAGTGGGGTTTGTCCTTACCGTAGCTCTGCAACTTCTGCCTACCTCATGTTTCACCAAGGCACCCCTCGTTTCCTACTCGTCCATGTCTTTGAACTGAGGCTGACACTGTTTCTCCTTCTTGCTCTTATCTAGCCTCTTTTCATCTCGCACATACAATAGTTTGTCCAAGTCAAAGTGAAGACAGGGCTGATCAGGGATTTGACTTTCTTGCAGTCAGCGGATAACTTTGCAAGTGTTGTTGCAAAAATAAATTGCACACTTCAACCAAATGGTAGTCCTTGGAGCCACCTTCACTATCAGAAGGTCTTTCTAGGCCTCAGTGCATGTCTGATTTATAactgtttctttttgttttgacCCAACACCGCTGCTACACAGTAGGGTACAATCCCCACAGTAGCCAGGGGTACAGTGGCACTCTTACAGAAAGACAGCAGATAGAACAACACGCTATGTGCAGGCGGCCGGAAATAATCGAGCAGATGTAGCAACACCAGTGTGGCACTTAAACAGCCAAGTTTGTAGGTGGCCCCCCCCTCGGTTCTCTTGGTTTCTGCACAGCTGGGTAAGTGCAGTCCCAGGCCGAGGCCAAACAAGGTGCCAGTGTTGCGGAAGAGGCTGGCGAAGGGCGTGGTGTCCATGTGAACCCATTCAGGGTTGAGGCACCAATTCTGGGCCTTGTCCAGTGTCCAGAGCAGGTCCACACCCGCCCCCCTCAGGAGCAGATAGAGTCCCAATGCAACAGAGAGCAGTAGGACTGTGGTGTAGATGTAGTGTCTCAGAGATGCTCCGTAGATCCACTGGATGTGATTGAAGGCCTGGGCTACGATGATGCCTGGTGACAGTTTCACAGTTTTGCATGCGTGTTTGGGTCAGTATTTTTAACAGCAACAGCTTGTAGATACTACTACTTACCAATGAAAACCCCAGCAATGACCTGGTGTGGAAAGTGGGCAGCTATGAAaaccctggagacacacacacacacttggacacaccaAAACACCATCCACAGGGGCCCACGGACACACCTGAGGAGAGACAAAGGTATTTGGGTCAGCATTCTCTCCTTGTCTATCTatccttctgcctctctctcactctctctctctctctcttgctttctctctcaatctcctcaTTCCTTTAcactcttcctctatctctttctcgctACATTGCATTCTCTTGATTTTGCATCTCACCAGCTTTTGATGTGGGTTCCATAATTTCTTAGCAGAATTGCAAGAAGCGATGAGATCATTGCATAGTAGACCCCTGCAGCCCCCATGGCATGACCTGAAGGACTTCCTGTAACAAGAAAATTAAGTGTCAATTGTCAGTTTTCCTTGTGAACTGCTTTGGATTtgattacatttcacaatttttATAAATAAGACTTATAGTTTAATATTATAAAATCTTGTAcacattttattatttatttctatCTATCAGAAATACTTTATTATATACTTGATATATACCCTTATGTCCACTTTGCTGCTGTATTGCCCAAATGTCCCTATTGTAGGACAAATAAAGGTATATCTTATCTTATTCCAAAGGGCCAAAGTGGAAAAAGAGTGTACTTATACTTCATAAGTATACACTActtaaaatataatatattttcGATTGCAGGAGGCAATGGGATTAACACTTGGCATCATCAAACAAATCACTCAGCACTCAGCACAAATCACTTTTTGTTAACATAGTAGCCAGTTCAGACTCACCTGGACCAGTCTCACAGGTCATGGGAAACTGTTCAATATATGGCACAGTTGAGTTACCATAGTAACCAGTCTCCTGTATCCACCAGTAAGGACGCTCTCCAAAGAGGATCCTGAGGATGAATATAAGGTTAAGTATAAGATTAAACATCAAccagtgacatcacagtgataccatcatcatcatcatcatttcaACATTGTAATGCTCATTAGTTAAAGCATCAGAGTCTGTGATTACTCACCATTTGAAGATCATATTAAGCCAGTCTCCCACTACTGCCACCCAGACCAGTTTGACCCCCACAGGCTCCCATAGATGGAACCAGACAGGAAAGAACACAAAGAATGTGTTCCGCAGGTCAGCTGCCATGGAGACCAGGAGGAACCAGTCCTGTGTGTCCTTGTAATGGACTTGGAGATACTGGGTGGCACTGATGCCATAACCATGGACTACATCCATGTCTCCTTTGCTAGTTCACTATTACAGCCAGAATTCCAAATATATAATATTTTCAAAAAATTACTCCACTGGTATCTACGATTCAGTACTCTGTGCTGAAACtacgatacccttaaataaccAAAGTCGTCTATGAGAAAGACAAGTGCAGCTTCTCTACTGGTGTCTGGTTGGCTGTAGAATGTGCTGCTGCTCTGTTACCTTGGTCCCTTTTTATACCCAGAGGGACCACCTGGCCACTTCACCAAGCCCAGTAGCTAAActggagtggggaggagagagagaagggggtaaACATTACATCATGACTGCAGCCAGTGGGTGAGTACGTGCCCTGGTACAGTGCagtgcacacacgcatgcacacacgcgcatgcacacactcttTTACTATCATTACCATTAACTTCCATTTCCATTCAGTCTCACACACCATAAGGTGTCTATGCCATATCTATGCCATTTCAAAGAGCTCTTCTGTCAGTCATCACTTCCCAGCAGTCCACTAAATCTCAGTTTTTCTGTCCGGGTACTGAGAGCTATATGTGAGACCCAGATAAGAGGTGTGATGGATGACAGGTCCAACTGATAATCAGGTTATTTTCCACTTCCCTCTTGTTTTCCCCATAGACCAAGGTGAATATTTACTATTATTTCTGCAAACAATGGGTCATCATGgaacataaaaacacatttcagcctatttcaaagaaacaaaaagaaTTGTGCTTGTGAAACTGTACTTAGATCAAAATGTATGACATTCTGCCTGCAGCGCTACAGTTCACTTTTTTCCCCAGACACATTTGATTTGTCAGTTGGGATGTACTACCTGATGAAAGCTGGACAGGAAACCTGCTGTCAATCATTATTTTAGTGGAACTACATGTCGTCCCAAATCTCAATGTAAAACAAATTCGCTCTCTTTTTAAACTAAGTAAACTATAAACTCATGGATTTACTTGAAAACTTTTTTTGTGGTTTCATTCAACTACAGTGTTAagtaattaaaaaataaaatgggtTAAGCACAAAGCTTATTTAACTGAACACCATGACATTTTACTTAGCTCTGTGGACTACTAACTAACTACTAactaattacatttagtcatttagcagacattctCATCCAGAGCATCCAGAGTTAATTGACTAACTAACTACTATTGGATGGATCCATGAAAGTCATTCTACTAAATAAGTGTATTTagaaaaaagagcaactctGGAAGATTAATTAGGACCAGCCTTGAATGGCTATGATGTTAACCGTTACGCTATTATAAGTTTTCAATGGCAACAGGGAATCGTTCCTTTTTGTTCCAGCATGGTTGACTTCCAGACCTCTTCTCACTGCTGGATGACCACTGCCTTCTGTAAGCAAAGAAAAAGGGTCAGCATGGAAGATCCACACCTCGGACACGTGCACCTCCTGTTTTCATCTGGACAGGAACAAGCTGAACTGAGACTGAACCGAGCCGTGAGAACTCGCTAGCTCTAGTTTGTGGCGGGGTAGGccgggaggaggggaaaagaagtagaacaggggaagagagaagagagagagatgggaggggcgCCTATGGATGCATCGTGTTTACGTCTGGCCGAGTGCACCCCTGTGACACATGGAGCGAGTGGGGTAAGTTTCCACGGTGACACGTTATTTGGCTGTGGCCTCGCCTGGATAAAACAAGCCGATTTTCTGTTTGCTCCACAAATCGTGATTTTGTCCTGGGAGCTAAAAATAACTATTGTGTCTATGTGACTAtgtcccgccccccctccccccaccccaccccacctctttcctatacaggcacacacacaacacaactttTCCCTGTCTTCCCACCCAAGAAAGTAACATATATTCTGCTGTCCTTATAAAGAGATCAGGGGAGCTGGTTATGAGTGGGTTGTGCAGGGGTATTTAGAATGTGAACATGTTCATATATTATTCTCTCCTggttaatataataataataatgtaagtTCTATAACCATTCTTAATAGTATCATAATATACCCTACATTAAGATCTCTGGCATCCTGTCTGTCTTAAGCATGGAGGACATCCCCTCTGCACACTGGCCCCACCCCACCATCTGTCCTTGCAGAGCCCACTGataaaacagagagaaaacacacacttatCCAAATATTGAATGTTCAGATGGTGCAGGTCGCGTGTGATCATGAAAAAAAGGTGATCATAGCCATTAGTTAATGATTGTAGACATCCCAGACTTATAAATCATCACACGCACATATGCAAGCATGCAAGCACgtacactctacacacactcatgcaaatGCATCTGATTGTTCCACCCAGAGTCTGACAGCCTGTTGAGAAACATCTTGGACCCGATTaataatgtctctctctccaacacacccacagacacacacagcactgctgGATCCTCTGGTGTAAATCTTAAACCTGTTGTTTAAATACCTGCTCTGAATGCCTTCCTTATTAGGGTACGTGTACACTAGGATGGAACTGTGTAATGTCATCTAACATAGCACCTTTAAGAGAGATTGGAAATATACTTTGACCAACTGTGTACTAAACTAACACCCTTGCTTGATAGGTGTCTATCAGCTTGGTTTTAAGGTTGTGTAAGTTGGGGCCGGGCAAAAGTGCACAAGAGGAATCTGCAATATGAGTGGGAGTAGAAGTAAACATCATGTGAGTCTACTGATGTTGAAAATCTATAGACTCTTTACTGGAGCCTATCCAAATAAGCCAGTGTTACATTCTGTGTTCATCTCCTTGTCTGTTAACATACAGGAAAACAAATTATGCACCGCAGTTTATATTACTCTATGTAACCTCTCGACCCTGGTCAAATTCCTAGATATTCTAGCATAATCCACTAAAGTCCCTCGACTTGTTTGGATAATTGGGAGGCAGGATTGTTCTTTTACCACACTGTGTGTTGGTCCTGAGAACAGACAAACCAGGGTCAGTCGTAGCGTGTGACCTGCAAGCCACTCTTGAAGTTTGTCCGGGCAGCTTGCCACTTCTATCACAGAGATAGATACTGTTGTTATTATGGTGGGATTCTTTCTAGACACAACCAATATGGAGGCTCTCTGGTTGCACTCTCTCCCAGTCAGAGCCAAGTCTTGGCTGTTTATCCCCTTGAGGCCTTGAGGTATTTGGCTCTAGTTTGGATCCATTATCCAAGTTACAACAGAGCAGCTTTCTCTGTTGACACTAATGGTGCGTAAACTGTTTTGTATTCAACTGTATCAAGCTTAAATGGCCTTGTgattttttattgttatttcaaTTCCCCTTTAAAGGTGCTATGGTGACCTGAACTTAGTTCAGCTTTATTTCCACAAATCCGAATGTTAACCCTTAGggacagacaaacaaaactgATCCAGGAGCAGCATTTGAGGATTTCAGTTATTCTTTGCATCTGGGGTAAACCTGTTTTGGGAACTATCCATAAAACAAACGCAGATGCTGTTATCTCCGGTCTACTGGAGGGAATGTGGTTAAAGGGTCACAGGTCATACTGTAAAGAATCCGGAATGCAgttcctgtgtttgttttcttgagcatttctttttttctgtcttgttTCCCAAAGTGGGTTTTGAATCTGAAAAGCTTTGCTGGATTATAATACACGTTCGCAAAGTGTGCTTGGTACTCAAGAGAAGGCAGCTCCTCAGCTCACAGTGAACTACTGAGCAGGACAAATCCATCTAACTGACTGTTACTCGGAAACCTCTTTTCTCTCGGAATTGTCTCTGAATTTCCAGAATGCCTCCTCCTCAAACGTCTGATGTCTCTTAAATGTACCTAACACATGGCCTCTGActtaaacagagagagggggtggggggttagagAAGCCATTTATCCTGAATTCTTTACAGAAAGGACAAAATGCATGACAATATTCTACTATAGATGGGAAAACTTTCTTTGAGTGAACCAATGATACCTAGAACAGACTAATTCAAAACATGCTAATCTCTTGCACTTTTGATGTTGTTGTACTATACACAAACAGATGAAAAACCTATTTCCCAGTCAATTCCTTCTGTGCATTTAGTTTGTCAGTTCAGGGGTTGGGGTGAGGAGTTCACTGGTCCTCTCTCGTCTGAATTATATTTCAGACTTCCTTTAGAAAACACAGGTCCTAGAAAGACCGTAAAAGAAACAATGAATTCTGCTGTCTGGACCATTTAAACAAACTGCCTTTATTTTATAAACCGTCTTACATAATATTTCTGTACGCTATTAGTGAAGTTAAAAAGAACTATGTAGAATCAAACGTGTCCTatatcaaacacacacttgtgaTAGATGTTATTGTCCTGATGAAACTTTGTCTTGGACACCATCAGCTGTTCAAATACAATTAACTTTGTGCATCTATACACAGGCAACCAACCAATAATGTTAATATGTATAAAAAAGTGTCGGCAGTGGTTGTAAGGATGACTGGAGTTGATAAAATGTGGGAGATAAATCGTATATGTTGTTAATGCATTGGTACATGTATGCATGTGGTGTTCAAAACAATGTTAAAATTAGTAAAATTCAGTGCCataaagaataaaaaaaaagtgtagGCAGTGGTTATAAGGatgactggagttaataaaaCGTGGGAGATAAATTGTCTCTATGTTAATGCATAACACAGTTAAAATTAGCAAGTGCAAAGGAAGGATGTCTTACTACCCAAAAGGAATACAAAATTCCCAATGTAATTTTGACGTATTCATTATCTGAAAAATTGTCTATTTTTTCATCCTTATACTGCCTTGGAGATGTGAAGCTTTAAAATGCAATCGGCAACTGTGCTTGGCCACACATTTGAAGATCTCTATGTGAGATCAAGCTAAACAAGTGTACCCAACGGATTAAGAGGGTGTCACTCAAACTTCATTGTTCCCTCAAAGCCATGGAAGGTGAAGGGTTCGAGGACAGGGCTGCAGGTGTCCTCAGCCAAGCAGGCCATCTTGTTACTCTCACAGCTCTCCTCTGAGCCAGGTGCGATATACACCCCATCCTCAGAGTGGATGGACGGGTCCTCATCGAAATAGTTGTGAGGCCTAAGGATGACCCCGCCCCCGTTCCCCACGGTAACTGTGTTAGGGATGTCCTCAGCGTGAGGGATGTGAAGGAAGCCAGCGGTTACCCAGGCAACCAGGTCCTGGAGGATAGGAAAACACTTTGGTGACTTTTTGCAATCTTACTTTCACCAAATCAATGAACTTGCCATACAAATTCTTTTCACAGGCCTCCATGATGAATTTCACACCTCATTTTC
Above is a window of Hypomesus transpacificus isolate Combined female chromosome 17, fHypTra1, whole genome shotgun sequence DNA encoding:
- the LOC124479761 gene encoding glucose-6-phosphatase catalytic subunit 1-like isoform X1, producing the protein MDVVHGYGISATQYLQVHYKDTQDWFLLVSMAADLRNTFFVFFPVWFHLWEPVGVKLVWVAVVGDWLNMIFKWILFGERPYWWIQETGYYGNSTVPYIEQFPMTCETGPGSPSGHAMGAAGVYYAMISSLLAILLRNYGTHIKSWCVRGPLWMVFWCVQVCVCVSRVFIAAHFPHQVIAGVFIGIIVAQAFNHIQWIYGASLRHYIYTTVLLLSVALGLYLLLRGAGVDLLWTLDKAQNWCLNPEWVHMDTTPFASLFRNTGTLFGLGLGLHLPSCAETKRTEGGATYKLGCLSATLVLLHLLDYFRPPAHSVLFYLLSFCKSATVPLATVGIVPYCVAAVLGQNKKKQL
- the LOC124479761 gene encoding glucose-6-phosphatase catalytic subunit 1-like isoform X2, which codes for MDVVHGYGISATQYLQVHYKDTQDWFLLVSMAADLRNTFFVFFPVWFHLWEPVGVKLVWVAVVGDWLNMIFKWILFGERPYWWIQETGYYGNSTVPYIEQFPMTCETGPGSPSGHAMGAAGVYYAMISSLLAILMLTQIPLSLLRCVRGPLWMVFWCVQVCVCVSRVFIAAHFPHQVIAGVFIGIIVAQAFNHIQWIYGASLRHYIYTTVLLLSVALGLYLLLRGAGVDLLWTLDKAQNWCLNPEWVHMDTTPFASLFRNTGTLFGLGLGLHLPSCAETKRTEGGATYKLGCLSATLVLLHLLDYFRPPAHSVLFYLLSFCKSATVPLATVGIVPYCVAAVLGQNKKKQL